TTGGCAAATATCCGTCAGATACACACAGTGTATCACAAAAGATATCCATGGAGCAGGAATCCCAGGAGCAGGATCCATTTGCCACAcacccatttccatttccatgtcCCTGCACTCACGCAGACTGTAATCGCTTTACGTGCGCTTTGTTGACAATTGTCAAGTGGCATTCAGAAATGGGTGGGAAATTCTATGGAAAAACTCATGGAAAGGGGAAAGGGAACGTTAGAGGAACATCATTGACGCCACATGTTGCCGGCGACAGATGCGTTGGATTGCAAATTGTCCCAGGTAAAGTGAGTTGGCACTgcttttatttcgcttttcacTTTATTGAGACAGTTCGGATTGTCAGTCAATTGGAGGCTTGAGATTTGCATTGGATGAATGGGGaaaaacccacacacacccacaactggcaaggcaaacaaacaactggggcaaacaacatattttgaACGACAATTTTCACGCATGCAAATTAAGCAAATGAGTAAATTTTGCAAAAGCAATTTTCTAGCTAAATCGCTGGATAAACTTGGCGTTCGTCTTCTCAAAATATTAGTCTTGTTTTGATTCATTTGATACTACCCGCAACTCCACCCCCATTCCATTGTCCCCACGCCACGCCCACGGAATAGAAGGAGACCAATGGCAATCAAGCGCTTAGGAAAACTTTCGGCGTTTTGCCGTTGTTCGTTTCCTTTCGTTAGTTTCACTCCACCCACCCAGTggttatgaaaaaataaactagAAAAAATGGGTCCTATAGCGTGAGAGGTGCTCTAAAAGGGAGGAGCTATAATCGCAAAATAAATTGTCATTGTTTCCACAGTCATAACAAAGAAATGAATAACAAAGGAAAGATCTATTCTTATATGAATGATGTagaattgaaattaaaaaagttaCACTAAGAAACATATGTGTTGTTTTAAGCTTTGCCTTTGTTTCATTTGATATATGAAGGATCGCTatcattttataaaaatgtgcGACGTGGTTATCACTTACGGCTATAAACGTACTATTTCagtatttttgaaaatttcgcGCCTTTGTCAGTGTGCCCATTCGATCTCTTTATCGAAAAGTCGGCAACGATAATAGCGCCTATCGATGACGATCAAGAATAGGTGATGGGCATCGTTACCGATACCGATATAGCGGTAGTTTATCAACAATCTCAGTCGTAAAATAATCTTAACTTTATCTTAACTTAATTGCACTGAAAAGATAATACCTATAAGTAAATCGTAAATGCGGCTCCTTAAGCCGGCCTGGGTGCATCACGATGGTAAGTTTGCACGTTGCGGAAAATCCGCAAAAGCCGGGTTTCCAATTGGTGGCTCCCAATTTGATTGAGAAATAATCCAAACCCATATTTATCCCCTCAGACAAACAGATATTCTCGGTGGATATCCATAAGGATTGCACGAAATTCGCGACTGGAGGGCAGGGCAGCGATTGCGGACGAGTGGTCATCTGGAATCTGCTGCCGGTGCTCTCCGACAAGGCGGAATTCGATGCGGATGTTCCGAAGATGTTGTGCCAAATGGACCAGCATCTGGCCTGTGTCAACTGCGTCCGCTGGTCGCAGAATGGTCAGAACCTGGCATCGGGATCCGACGATAAGCTCATTATGATCTGGCGCAAGTCTGCCGGTTCGAGTGGAGTTTTCGGTACCGGCGGCATGCAAAAGAATCACGAATCGTGGAAATGCTTCTACACACTGCGTGGTCATGATGGCGATGTCCTCGATTTGGCCTGGTCACCCAACGATGTCTATTTGGCCAGCTGCAGCATTGATAACACGGTGATTATCTGGGATGCCCAGGCATTTCCACATTCGGTGGCCACTCTAAAAGGACACACGGGTCTCGTTAAGGGCGTCTCCTGGGATCCGTTGGGTCGCTTTTTGGCCTCGCAATCCGATGACCGCAGCATCAAAATCTGGAACACCATGAACTGGAGCCTATCGCACACGATAACCGAACCGTTCGAGGAGTGCGGCGGTACAACGCATATCTTGAGATTGTCCTGGTCACCGGATGGCCAATATCTGGTCTCTGCACATGCCATGAATGGTGGCGGACCTACCGCTCAGATAATTGAGCGCGAGGGCTGGAAGTGCGATAAGGATTTCGTGGGTCATCGCAAGGCAGTGACGTGTGTTAGGTTTCACAATTCTATCTTGAGCCGCCAGGAAAACGATGGCAGTCCCAGCAAACCATTGCAATACTGCTGTCTGGCTGTGGGCTCTCGTGATCGTTCTCTATCCGTTTGGATGACCGCCCTGCAGCGTCCCATGGTTGTCATCCATGAACTGTTCAATGCTAGCATTCTCGATTTGACGTGGGGCCCCCAGGAATGCCTGCTAATGGCCTGCAGTGTGGATGGCAGCATAGCTTGCCTGAAGTTCACCGAAGAGGAACTGGGTAAGGCCATTTCCGAAGAAGAACAGAATGCCATTATACGAAAGATGTATGGTAAGAACTATGTGAACGGTCTGGGAAAGTCTGCCCCAGTCTTGGAGCATCCGCAGCGATTGCTGTTGCCTCAAGGGGACAAGCCCACAAAATTTCCACTTAGTAACAATAACGAGGCCAACCAGCGACCCATTAGTAAACAAACGGAAACGAGGACGAAGGATGGCAAACGTAGAATCACTCCCATGTTTATACCTCTCCACGAAGATGGACCCACATCGCTGAGCATGAACATTGTGTCCAGTAGTGGATCGTCTACAACAGCTTTAACTTCTTGCTCGGCGGCGATCGGAACGCTACCGGCTGCTGCTCCAACGGAGagcgctgccacgcccctgaTGCCGCTGGAGCCTTTGGTTAGCAAAATAGATCTGGGTCGTCTGGATTCTAGATTGAAAACCCAACCCGCCAGCCAGCGACGTCAATCACTGCCTTTTGACCCCGGCCAGAGCAATGAACTGTTACGGACTCCACGGCTGGAGGAGCACCAAAGTAGCACCTGTAGTCCAAGCAATCTCAATGTAACGGCCACCGGAAAGAGTGAGTTTGTGAAGGCCGCTCTGGACTATCGCCTGCATGTCTCGAACGGTCACCTAAAGACACAACACGGTATGCTGGCCAAGGTAACCGCATCGGATTCCAAGGAAATGCTTTGGGAATTCTATGTTGGATCTCCGCTGGTCAATCTGAATCTGTGTGAAAAATACGCCATGCTGTGCTCTCTGGATGGGAGCATGCGACTAATTTCCATGGAGACGGGCTGTCCAGTCTTTCCCGCCATCTCGCTGACCAGTTCTGCAGTGCATTGCGCCTTTGTGAGTCCGGATAACTAGCACTTATATAATGCAGCCAAATCACGACTCGATTTTGCATTAGATcctgcttttttttatttttgagaAATCCAGTCGCGATAATTGGTGTCTTAAGCTATTTATATTAATTGCTATTTATTCTAGAGTCCGGACAACAGTTTGGTTGGTGTGCTGACCGAGTGCGGATTGCTGCGTATATGGGATATTGCCAAAAAGGTCGTCAGCCTGGCCGCCGGCTGCCTGGAGCTGCTAAACAAGCATGGCACGGCCGCACAGTTCTCGGTAACGAATCAGGGCATGCCCTTGATTGGTTTCCCCAGCGGCAACTCGTACTCCTACTCGACGAGCTTGCAATCGTGGCTGGTGCTGGCCACCAAGGATGCGATCATGTACCACGGAATTAGGGGGACACTGCCTAGGGACATGGACCAAATGCAACAGAAGTTTCCGCTCCTCAGCATGCAGGCCAGCAGTCAGAATTACTTTAGTTTCACTGGTAGCATGGAGTTGTAAGTGAAAACTATTTATACTCCTTTTCAATATATGATTCTAAATGCAATAAACTATATATTTTAGGAGACATTCGGAAAGCTGGCAGCAGTGCGCAAAAATCAGGTTCATCGAAAACCAGATCAAGTTATGCGAGGCCCTCCAGTCGCTGGACGAATTACAGCACTGGCACAAGATGCTCACGTTCCAGCTGGCCACTCACGGCTCCGAAAAGCGGATGCGTGTGTTCCTGGACGATCTGCTCAGCATGCCGGAGCCGGGAATATCACAGGTGAGCGAAGTCTACACATAGTAGGTGATCGTGTTGTTTATATGCTCTCTACTTTCCTCTCTTTCTAGTTCGTGCCAAAGTTGGAATTAATGCAGTGTGTTCTGGATACGCTCAAGCCACATTCCGAATGGAATCGTTTGCACTCGGAGTACACGGAGCTGCTAAAGGAGTGCAAATCTGAGAGGCAGAAGGATATCTTTGCCACACCCGCTCCGCCACAGCAAAAAACTGCCTCTTCAGCGGGTTCATCGCCAAGGTCAGGGGAGGCAACCGGTGAGGAGGTTACAGAAAAGGATGGTGCAACAGCAGTAGCTGCTGCCGTTGTAGCCGGTTCACGAATGGCTGTGACAACGGGTACAAgcactacaacaacaacaaccgccAGCAGCTCACTTTCTTCATCCGGTTCATCCTCCTCCACTTCCGGTTCcggatcatcatcatcgtcatcatccaCGTCATCGCTGTCTGTGCCACAGCCAGCTCCTAGTCTCTCGCCAGAGATTCAAACTCTAGACTCGCCCACCGTTTGCATAGATGATGAGATTTTGTCGGCCTCATCTTCACTACCTCCGTTGGATACCTCTCCCGTGGAAGTTTCGCCAGCGTCCACGTCCGGTGGGGCTGCTTCCACATCTCCGGCCGCTTCCGTAGCGGGATCAGCTCCAGTTTCCAGTTCCAAAACAGATCAGACATGAGACGAAAGACTCCTATCCCTAATAAACCTCCTAAATTGTGTGTATTTCCCTAAGCTATAAGCgttaaaaaacttttatacCGAAATTTATTAGGATCTTTCAATTATCCATGTCCGTAAGAAACTCCAGTTATGTAAATCATTAAATTTGAGTAAAGATGAGTTAAAAGTTGAGTATGTGATTACAGAAACTGGTACCGGGAACCaatatttctttcaaaaacCCTGATGAAACTAAAAGACATTGCCTTAGATTTGTACTCTATATTGTGTACTAGAATCGATCGTTACACTAGCGTAACagtaatatataatatatataatagcCAGCGACAACTGATTGATGCCTGCCAACAAAGCCATACATTCTGTAAATATGTAAACTATATCCGATTGCTCGGTCGCAGTGCTTTATGTTTAGTCTAAACAGTAGAATTATTATTTGCGCAAGCATGCTAATTGGGGATTGCCATCCGGTCGGCTGCTCCAGAGAAGTATATGAGGTAGCCACATACATGGCCTccgatcatcatcatcaacatcaacatcatcatcacaaATAACCATCATCATCCGACGACAGCCGCAGGTGGTGCGACTGCCGGTGCCTCTAGCTATTGGACATTATAGTGCGGTCCTGGCGTTGGCACACTCTTTAGCGGCGAATCAAACTCCATGGGCGGCGCTTCAATGACCGGCGTCTCCGCCGCCCCGGTGCCGATTCTCTCCTGCAGAATTTCGTACAACTTGTGGATGTGCTCGTTGTGGGCCGTCGTCGGCTGCATAGCCTTCATCAATGTGGCCAAACGACCGGCGGGCAGCTTATTGTGCACATACCACAAAAGTTTCAGCATGTGACGAGAGGTCACATTCTCGCGCGTCAGTCCGGCAAAGATGAACTCGTCGAAGAGCGTGGTGCAGAAGTCCTCCGTGGCAAACTCTTCGCTCATGGGGATGAGCAGGGCAATCTGTAGAGGTAAGCAATCGAGtcagaaaagtaaatattagAAAAGCAGCTATAAATGCTAACCAGAGAGTGCAGGAAGGGATCCTCATATGCGCGGTCGTCTTTGCAGGCGGACAGAATGGCCAAGACGCGCAACACGCCCACGCGATCCTTCAGGCGCGCCGTGTGCAGCGTATAGTACATGGCCAATATGCTGGCCACGGAACTCTCTTGAATGTACGCCTCCACGGCATCCGGTGCCGGTCCCGAATGCTCGATGGTGGTCAGAGCAGATTCACGCTCGTCCGGCGGTAGTTTCGCGTGCAAGCTGCGGCACTGGTCGTCAACCATTAACGACATGAGGGCGGGCAAAAACTTGGTGACCACCTGGCAATCAAGTTTGGGCTCCTTAAAGTCTTGCGAATCGATCATCACCCAGGCACTCAAGCCCAAGGCCAACATTCTCAACAACAGGATGAGTATCTGATTGTCACGCGGCATGCCCTCGTTGTTGATCAAGTGATGCAATATCTTGATGGCCGAcgtggccaaaaagttgatgGCATACGGATCGCACAAAGTCATGGACAGATCGCCCAGAACCTGCTCCTGACCGCGCTTGATGTTGTCAAGAAATCCCTGGAGCTCCCGTGAACGTTTAATGTCCACATTCTTCTCCCTTATGCAGGCGTCCAGGCACCAGGTGAACTTGTGACAGGGATCTATCGAGATGATCTCCTGCACCTCGAGATCGTGTAAGGCCATCAGTAGCTCTGCACGCAGCGTGCAATAGTGAACATTGCGGGTGCGCAGGAATAGAGTGCGCAGGAACTGCAGCACCATATCGTACAGCTTGACACTGGTGCCAATCATGTTGGCCAACTTTTGGACTACTTCCCCCTGCCTTCGCACCTTGGGCGTTGGGTGGAAGAACAGATTGTTCAAGTTGGTGTGATCAAACAGGATGTGCTCCTTCTCGCGAATATATTGTGAGAGGAGAGGCGACACCTCGTCACCAAACAACGATTGATTATCACGCCATATCTGCCGCTTAACTTCCGTATCCGTGTCCGCATACAGTTCCCGATCCCTTACAAGGATTTTGAGGTACTTGTCATCGATGTGCTGGGTATTCCTCAATATGGCCATGACCACGGGCCGCAGCGACTTCACCCGAACGACGGGGAAGCTCTTAACGAGCAGCTCCTTGAGCTTCTTGTCCCGCTCCCGGGGCTCCTTTTGGCCCATCTCGTTGATGTGAGCTATCAGCTTGTCGCGCAGCTCCTCCATCAGCGAGGTATGAAAGTCCAGTCGACGCACGCCGTGCAAATCGAGTAAAGGCAACATGGGGCGCAGTGAAGGCAGCAATACACCATTCTCAAGCTAAAAAGGCAGGTGATATTTGGATAAATAAGCCCACCGAACTTTTGGCGCCCATTTTTCGGTGCAACGTAAACAAACCTGAAAACTCTCGATGGCCTTCAAGGGATCAGTGCAGGAGGTCAGGGCCTCGCGCAGATAGGCCTGACCCGGAATATTCACGTCCTCCAGTCCAGTTCCATTGTTATTTTTCGCCGGTGTGCTCATTATCATGCAATTCGTCGGCAAATTGAGCAAAACAAGACACGAAGCTACACAattgtgttgttttttattgctAGCGAGGAGACAAAAAAATAAGCGCAGGCTTGCACATGTGCGGTGTTATCGATAGTGCACGTATCAGCACGGCTTGTAATAGCCAACTTTGTATGTTTAACATGtagttattaatattattttgccAACAAATagttgtattattattattggtagAATGGTAAAtgttacaaaaattaataaagataataaaaaaaaattatatgggccacaaatacaatataagTCTAATTTCTAATAGTGTTGGTAAAAAAACTGAactcaaaaaataaaaacctttAATTAGTTTGCCTTAGAACATCATTCCCATACGACTTAATTGTATAAGAACGTAACTTTTAATTGAGGATTATAAATACAGGGAAACGGACTTTTGCTTTTCAGTGACGGCGAAAGAGAACGCCAATTCCGCGATGTGTCATCCCTAGCGCGAAAtaagcaacagcaaaaacagccaaaagcaaagcaagAGCATCAAGTGCAGTCAAATTCGCACAATTGGAGCTGAACGCCAAGGACAAGGCGTCTCGATTCTTGCCGAGATTCGTGCCCCGTAGCGACTACAAAGGAGATCCTGCTGCACACAGTCGCTATCCTTTGCATCGAGTGTGCgagagtgtgtgcgtgcgtgttcCTACACCTACATAAGCTGGTGTTTGGCTCCGTTCAAGTGCGcttgtgtatgtgtttgtgcGTGCATTTCGACGAGAACGAAAGCCTCTCTTTTCGtgggtaaacaaaaacaaaacacctGAATGTGAGGAGCAGCATTGGTATCGGGATAAGGATCATCAGGATTTGGGAGAGCACAACAGTGGAAACCCACAGAAGCTGAAGCAACATGTCCTCGTCGACGCAAGAGCGCAAGCGCTACCACAAGGACAACGCGCCCACGGACGACATCCTTACGCTGATCAACCTGGTGCGCCAGAATCCGGTTCTCTACAACTACAAACTGCAGCCGAACCAGCGACGCCGCTCCGATGTCCTCAACGGATGGCAGGAGGTGGCCCAGCAGATAGGAAGTGAGTGCTAGTCATGGCCTGCTTCATGTCCGACTATTAGCCTTCTTCCAGAATTAATATAAGCTTCCGCTAAAGTTGGTTTTAAATACCACATGCATATTGTATTGATAGGCTAGTGTTCTGGCGCCGGCTACTATAACACAACTCATAATTTCATCGTTACTTAGAAACGTTTTCATAAATGTGATGCCTTTGAAGAGGTTCTAGCTTGTATCAATTATCTGTAAAAGGAATACGATTCCTTTGAAACCCCGCTCATATTTATACTACCTCTTTCTTTCTTCCAGACAAGTACACGGTGCAGGAGGTGCGTCGTAAGTGGAAGAACCTGCGGGACACTTTCCACCAGTACCGTCTGCGCACGCCCAAGTACATCGAAGGGCGGCTATCCAAGTGGCGCTACGCCAAGGAGCTGGACTTCCTGTCGAAGGTGTACCAGCCGAAACTGAAATCGCACCGGAACACACAGATCACCTATGAGACGAGTGGGGTTGCCGGCGCCGGTGGAGGCATTGGAGGCGCGAATAGTACCACATTGCCCATTGGAGCTATGCTGCATTTGAAACAGCATGtggacgatgacgacgacgaggtGATGGACGATGACGGGCAATCGGATCACGATACCGCCACGCTCTCCTCACATCACGGCACCTCGCAGATCACCCTGGTCAGCGATGAGGCGGAAACCTTCATCCTGACCGCCTACGAGGAGGGCGTCTCGGATGACACTGTATCgcagcaccaccatcaccatcatcatggCCATCACCAGCAGGAGCATCATCACCAgccgcaccaccaccaccaccaccatcatcatcagtcGCAGCACGACGGCAGCATCTCCAGCATTGAGCTCTCCCAGATTGCCCACGATGACGATGTGGTCGATGATGTCGATGACGAAGATGATGTGGTCGACCACGACGGTCAGCTGGATATTGTGAAGCACGAACTGGACGAGGACGGGGCAACCGGCGCCGAGGTGGACTACGAAGAGGTGTGCCTGTACGAGGAGGCCAGCGGTGCCCATGTGGATTGCGAAATTGGTGTGGGTGACGCCGTGGACGGCGGTAGCGATGTTACCCACGGCAAGGGTTTCCATTACATCGATACACACGAATTTTGCATATCGGACATTGAGCCACAGACAGTTCGCTCCAGCCAGCATCAGTTCTCGGCCAGCGGTGGATCGGGCAATGGCTCAAATAGTGTCCTAACCGGTGGGACTGTGGTAACCGATGGCAAGGTAAAGAATCTCACGCTGGTAACAACCACGTCTCCTGCGGCTGGGGGCGGTGGATCAACCAATCGTCATGATTCCTCAGTGTCAACGCAGCAAATTTCCCTGGTGGATGTAACAGAGGCGACCAGTACCAGTGTGACGATTTCAAGCACGCCGGCCATTTCTCTGAATGCGACTACCGTGACTACCACGCCAGCAGCGGCGCTGTGCAATACCACATCCTTCACATCCACGCCGACGGCCACGATCATTCAGATGCCCCCCTTGAACTGCGGATCTGGCCAGCCATTGGCCGTTAGTGCGGCGGCCAGCAGTTCTAACAATCTCATCAAGGAGGAtgagcagcatcagcagcaacaagtggCCCAGGCACTGGCCAAGCGTGATGAGCTCGATCTGTTCTTTGACTTTCTCAAGAAGAAGATGCAGTGCTTCAGCAAGACACAGATTACGCACATTCAGATGGAGTTCCTCAACTGTGTCAGCCGGCAGGAAGCGGCCGAACAGGATGGCAAGGATTAGGGACACCTGTTTTTAGTTATGTTCCCCAAAAAACAACCAATACGATCCCTGAGTAGTTGCCTAGTTTTTTCCATGTATAGGATTAGGATGCGTACCGTTTACCAGTTTGCAAGTTCGTGGATTCCGCGTTCTTCAATTAGCTTTATCCTCCACCCACGAAACCCCGGATCCCTGTATCCTTCACCCCTCTACACCATCCATTCgagtaaaaatatatatacatatatattagcCAGCGTTACAATCAATTGTAATtggaaataaaagaaaataaatcgATTCTCGAAAACTACACAATTCGAAATTCTTAAAGTTGAATAGCTTGTTTGCAACAGATGATCTATACCTAAGTCTTAGGATTATCCTGGTTTCCCCCCCGTTTTATAGACCGAACTAAattgaaaacaagaaaattggCGTAAATTATAGAATAAGaagttttaaattgaattagaTTATATACATTACGAATTGCTTGTAAATTTTAAACagcaaaaattaatataagtacttgctttaaaagaaaaaatagtATCTACTTTACAAAATCACGAACTatttgagaaataaatatatgaagaaaCCTTCTTGATTGCTTATAACCCttgatatatacatatttgctGGGATTTTCatgtcatttttattttattaacaaATGAGACGACCGATCATCGCTCTTTATGAATAACAAGACAATTTGCATATGTGATTTTTCGCTTTCCGCGTGCGATTTATTTGGCGCAGCAGTCGTCCGAGGTCCGATGGCGGATGAAACAAACTTAAACGCAACACTTAGGCTAGTTCGGCTGAAGGTTAGGCTCGttaaatatacacatatgcaCTCTCGCAGAGATCATGCTACCGGCGCAGTGACCTCCGTTTGATCCACATCGCTGTGCAGCTTGGCAATGTGCTCCGAGTTAAAGTAGATGACAGTGATTGTGATGTCGTCGCGATACAGACGCACCGCGTCCCTGGGCAGCGTCAAATAGTACGAGATCTTCGAGTGCTCAATCCCATAGTCGGTGCCGCCCAAAGCATGCCGGATGAGATGCGTGGCCGCGTTTTGGTCTACGGGTTTGCGAGTGAGGCCAGCCCTGCAATGCAATAAAAGcgtaattaataaataaataaataacaagcATACATTTAAAGGATAACTGACTTTCTTTCGGCCAGCTGCTGAGAGATTTCCTGCAGCGTTGTATCGCCTTCCGGCAGGCGCATCGGTTCGAGGATCTTTTTGGAGTTGATGTGCTCCCCCACCAAGCTGACCACCTCGCTGGGCGGAAGGAAATCCCATAGGCCGTCGCTGGCGATGACTAGAAACTTGTCGTTGGGCCCCAATTCGTGCTGCTGGACATCGGGGCGGGCGGTTAGGTACGGTGGCGTATAGTAATTCGGCGCCATTGCCTGCACGCCGAACATCGGCAGCACCTTCTGCTGCATTATTTCCTGGGACCACTTGTAGCGAAAGTCCCCAAAGGCACGCAACGGCGCCAGCTGGCTAAGCAGCCTGCCGTTTCGGATCACCGTCTCATGCTCCTCCTTGGGATGCTCGGCCAGAATGCGACGCACCTCGGACATATTGTCAG
The DNA window shown above is from Drosophila melanogaster chromosome X and carries:
- the NELF-B gene encoding NELF-B — protein: MIMSTPAKNNNGTGLEDVNIPGQAYLREALTSCTDPLKAIESFQLENGVLLPSLRPMLPLLDLHGVRRLDFHTSLMEELRDKLIAHINEMGQKEPRERDKKLKELLVKSFPVVRVKSLRPVVMAILRNTQHIDDKYLKILVRDRELYADTDTEVKRQIWRDNQSLFGDEVSPLLSQYIREKEHILFDHTNLNNLFFHPTPKVRRQGEVVQKLANMIGTSVKLYDMVLQFLRTLFLRTRNVHYCTLRAELLMALHDLEVQEIISIDPCHKFTWCLDACIREKNVDIKRSRELQGFLDNIKRGQEQVLGDLSMTLCDPYAINFLATSAIKILHHLINNEGMPRDNQILILLLRMLALGLSAWVMIDSQDFKEPKLDCQVVTKFLPALMSLMVDDQCRSLHAKLPPDERESALTTIEHSGPAPDAVEAYIQESSVASILAMYYTLHTARLKDRVGVLRVLAILSACKDDRAYEDPFLHSLIALLIPMSEEFATEDFCTTLFDEFIFAGLTRENVTSRHMLKLLWYVHNKLPAGRLATLMKAMQPTTAHNEHIHKLYEILQERIGTGAAETPVIEAPPMEFDSPLKSVPTPGPHYNVQ
- the Hira gene encoding hira, with the protein product MRLLKPAWVHHDDKQIFSVDIHKDCTKFATGGQGSDCGRVVIWNLLPVLSDKAEFDADVPKMLCQMDQHLACVNCVRWSQNGQNLASGSDDKLIMIWRKSAGSSGVFGTGGMQKNHESWKCFYTLRGHDGDVLDLAWSPNDVYLASCSIDNTVIIWDAQAFPHSVATLKGHTGLVKGVSWDPLGRFLASQSDDRSIKIWNTMNWSLSHTITEPFEECGGTTHILRLSWSPDGQYLVSAHAMNGGGPTAQIIEREGWKCDKDFVGHRKAVTCVRFHNSILSRQENDGSPSKPLQYCCLAVGSRDRSLSVWMTALQRPMVVIHELFNASILDLTWGPQECLLMACSVDGSIACLKFTEEELGKAISEEEQNAIIRKMYGKNYVNGLGKSAPVLEHPQRLLLPQGDKPTKFPLSNNNEANQRPISKQTETRTKDGKRRITPMFIPLHEDGPTSLSMNIVSSSGSSTTALTSCSAAIGTLPAAAPTESAATPLMPLEPLVSKIDLGRLDSRLKTQPASQRRQSLPFDPGQSNELLRTPRLEEHQSSTCSPSNLNVTATGKSEFVKAALDYRLHVSNGHLKTQHGMLAKVTASDSKEMLWEFYVGSPLVNLNLCEKYAMLCSLDGSMRLISMETGCPVFPAISLTSSAVHCAFSPDNSLVGVLTECGLLRIWDIAKKVVSLAAGCLELLNKHGTAAQFSVTNQGMPLIGFPSGNSYSYSTSLQSWLVLATKDAIMYHGIRGTLPRDMDQMQQKFPLLSMQASSQNYFSFTGSMELRHSESWQQCAKIRFIENQIKLCEALQSLDELQHWHKMLTFQLATHGSEKRMRVFLDDLLSMPEPGISQFVPKLELMQCVLDTLKPHSEWNRLHSEYTELLKECKSERQKDIFATPAPPQQKTASSAGSSPRSGEATGEEVTEKDGATAVAAAVVAGSRMAVTTGTSTTTTTTASSSLSSSGSSSSTSGSGSSSSSSSTSSLSVPQPAPSLSPEIQTLDSPTVCIDDEILSASSSLPPLDTSPVEVSPASTSGGAASTSPAASVAGSAPVSSSKTDQT
- the CG12155 gene encoding uncharacterized protein, translated to MSSSTQERKRYHKDNAPTDDILTLINLVRQNPVLYNYKLQPNQRRRSDVLNGWQEVAQQIGNKYTVQEVRRKWKNLRDTFHQYRLRTPKYIEGRLSKWRYAKELDFLSKVYQPKLKSHRNTQITYETSGVAGAGGGIGGANSTTLPIGAMLHLKQHVDDDDDEVMDDDGQSDHDTATLSSHHGTSQITLVSDEAETFILTAYEEGVSDDTVSQHHHHHHHGHHQQEHHHQPHHHHHHHHHQSQHDGSISSIELSQIAHDDDVVDDVDDEDDVVDHDGQLDIVKHELDEDGATGAEVDYEEVCLYEEASGAHVDCEIGVGDAVDGGSDVTHGKGFHYIDTHEFCISDIEPQTVRSSQHQFSASGGSGNGSNSVLTGGTVVTDGKVKNLTLVTTTSPAAGGGGSTNRHDSSVSTQQISLVDVTEATSTSVTISSTPAISLNATTVTTTPAAALCNTTSFTSTPTATIIQMPPLNCGSGQPLAVSAAASSSNNLIKEDEQHQQQQVAQALAKRDELDLFFDFLKKKMQCFSKTQITHIQMEFLNCVSRQEAAEQDGKD